The DNA region TAACACAGATAACACAGACCCAGAGATATGCAAAAACAGTAAAAGGGAAGAGTGAACCAGAGTCAGAGGCAATAAAAGACCTGAAGAGAGTGTTGTCTCTTTTTCAGACAGTTacagagagtcagagagatagacataaagaaaagcagagatacaaacaaagagacaaagacaCAATGGAATTAAGAATGTGcaaggcgggcttccctggtggcgcagtggttaagaatccgcctgccaatgcaggggacatgggttcgagccccggtccaggaagatcccacatgcctcgcggcaactagagaaagcccacgcaactagagaaagcccacgcagcgaagacccaacgcagccaaaaataataaataaataaaataaataataaattaaaaaaaaaaaaaagaatgtgcaagGTAAGGACATAAGAAAACCCAGAAAATGATGGACACGGCGAGACATGGGGACAGACACTTTCAGAATGAAAACCAGGGAGGAGAGGTTCATTAATTCACAAACTATTTACCATGGGCACAAGCCAGCGTGCGGGCAGCATGACATAAATATCTGCCCAGTGAATGACCCAGTTACATGCTAGGACAGAGACTCAGGAGACAGACTGGGAGTATCTGAGAGAGACCTCTAGGTCAGGGGTGAGGGACAGAGAGAATGTTAGAGGCTGAGAGGAACTGAGGccaagagacagaaagcaaagatGTTgacagagagatacagagaggCAAAGACACGATGAAATTGAAAGAAATCAAGGCAAGAATAATATCAGGTGACCTAGAAACAGAATTGTAGAGACAAAGACACATGCTGAAGGAGATATGGACTGAGCTCGCTAGAAACAGATAAATGGAGGATGAACTTCATTTATTGCCAATCAATGTACCTAGTGTTCAACTGAGAACAGCAACAGCACCAGATAACATGTGCCAAAAAATGACCCAGGGAAAGAGAGGGCCAGAAACCCAGAAAGATGGAGAGACAGGCAAACACAGTGTGTGTGCTTAGGGCTCCAGGGGAAAGAAAGACAGATACAGTAATCAAAGAGGCTGGGACTCAAAGACCAAGGAACAGGgacaaggaagagagaaggaaactgtGTTCCATCGTATGGTGATCTGGACTTTCAGATGGACCCTTACCTGGTCCTGCTGCTCCTCTGCTTCAAGGTGTCCATGCATCTGCAGGCCCTCTGCTGTGTTATCACATCAGCAAGACCCTGGCCCTGGGTCGGAGGCCATGGGAGGGTGGTATGGACAAGGAGTCAGGCCTCATGGTGCAGGCCTGGCCTGTGGCTCTGTGGAGGAGAGGTAAGTAGGAGCAtgaagggcagaggaaaggaggCCAAGCTAGAAGTGCTGCAGGGCTTCCACGAAAACGAGTGGACAAGTCAGCTTCATCACTGCCCCAACCAGTCCATCTGGTCCCATCCAGTAAGGGCTAATAACAGCAATAGACGCCCctttttgcagataaggaaagtaaggcacagagaagttatacGACTGGCCCAAAATCACAGAGaggttgcccaaggtcacaccattAGTAAGTAGCAAAGCCAAGAATTGAATTCGGTTACAGATAGTATCAccatctttctgtctcttctcctccttGGATCTccaccttccctctctttctAGGTCTTCTAACTCCCCGGGTCACCATTTCGCCACCCTTggtctctctccactccccttcTGGGTctccattcctcctcctctttgaatctctgtctccctctctctgagtctctcctcccctctttcaGGAGTTTTTTACTtatccctctctccaccccatcccccaagCCCCGGGGGCCTCAGCTtgcctcctctgtgctccagTACCTTGCACATCCCTCAAACCGAACCCTCTGGGCCACTTGAATCTCTTGGCTGGGAAAAGCAGCCTCCAGGTGGCAGGGGCTGAGTAGGGTTCAGGGAAGGGTCATccgggggcagagggagaagctgaacCTAAAAGGTGGAAATACAGGATGCCATAGACTGGACTGCAGCAAGAAGATCTCGGGTTAGACCTCAAATAAGACTTCCCGAGCTGCGGCCGCACATGGGAAGCGCAGCACGCGATAAGGCAGATGTGAGCCTGATAAGGAAACGCCCAAAGCCTGAGGTCAGAGGTTTCCCGAGGTCCCGACTAGCCCCGCCAGCCCCGCCTCCTCACCTCCAATACTCGGCCCTCTAGGTCCTCCGGGAGCCACAGAGAGGCCTTCGGCGTCGGGCCAGAGCGTCACCGCGCGACGCGTCTTCCTAGCTCCGCGCGACATCTCTCTGGCTCCAAGATCCCCTTCTGCCGGAAGACTATCAAGAACAGGGACTGGATAGGGCCAGAGAGGCCTCCGACGTGCTCCTTGGCGTAGCGCTTGTTCCCCTTTGGATGTTCCTCCACCCAATTCCGGAATCGCCCATTTAGCTGGTCCTCCGATTCACCATAGAGAGACACGAGTCAAGGTAGAGCGCCGCGTCGCGCCCGTGTGACGTCACGTAGGCGCCACTCGCGAAGGCTTTCCCCGCCCATTCTGGTTCTGTTCTCCCTTTCCGGACCTGGCTAAGCAAGAGGCGCCATCATGGTGAGCGCGTTTTGCGGCGTTCGGGGCTTGACCATCCGCTGCCATCCGCCGCAGTCTCGAGCTGGGGACGTTCCAGAGTGAGGCAGGGGTTCCAGGGTGTTCGAAGGAGGCGACTCCCGCTGTGGGGAGCTATTTTGGGAGCCCGAAGACCAGGGATGGGAGTCCTCAACCTCCCGCTTCTCCCATAATCCTGTATTATAGGTCCCATCGAATAGATGACCAAATTGAGGGGCAAGGAGGTTAAGTGATATGACCGGGGTCACAGTGCCAGTAAGTGGCGGAGCCAGGATTCGGACACAGGCGCTGGTCCCACAGCCACTCATGCCTGTGGTGTCCCTGGATCCGTCACTCCCCAGCCTGAAAAGCTGGGttctggggcggggtggggggatgtcaAGCGTCCGGTGCCCGGGTTTGGGGGCCAGGCAGGCTTCCGTTCGAGTCTCAACTCCCTACCCACCGTATCATCATTCCTGTGCACAGAAAGCATCTGTTAATTGGAGACCCAGTAATTATGCCTCAAAGATGTGAGTTCGAGAagaaataagtcagaggaagTGCTCACCACGGGTCCCTGCATACATTAAGTGCTGGATAAATGAGAACTATTAATAATTAGGTAGTTCTTTATAACTCATGACACAGCCTGAAAAACTTGCAGGAGGTGTACTGGAAATCGTGGGCTCCCTTCAGTTTTAGCACTACTGTGGGAAACTACTTAATGAGGAGGTCGTTCTAGGGTTGGTCTGTGCAGAGTAAGTTCTAGAAAAAAGGGTCGTTGCCTTTATAAGAACTTGAAGTCTGCCCTTGGTTTAACCGTTTTTGATAGCGCTCCACGCATGGGAGCAAGGTTTGGGAGCTTAAATAATACTTATATTGTTGAAAAATATAGCTTCTAAAGAAGTAAAAAGTTGAGTTAACGCGGCTGCTGTGTTAAGGTCTTTCACGGTGCTGTGTGCCATGTGTTGAAGGCTTTTTGTGTAGAATTAggtttccccctctttttttttaaacaaaggagtCACTTGAGGCCCAGGGAGTTTTAAGTATTTTCCCAGAGGGCTCCCAATGGTGGTCTGGGATTTGTTGTCTCCAGAGATTGGGGCTTTAGCTGTTTCTTAGAGGTAAGGAATAACAATGTTTATGGGGTGAGGAATCTGCCAGATCAGAGTTGGGTTCATGGTCTTCCCTTCACCCCGGCAGGGAGTTGACATCCGCCACAACAAGGACCGAAAGGTTCGACGCAAGGAGCCCAAGAGCCAGGACATCTACTTAAGGCTGTTGGTCAAGGTGAGGTTGGGGCCTAAGACCCCTGGGCAAGGCCACCCTGGAAATATCAATACAAGTTCTAGAGCCTCCATGCTGGTATTGGTCCCGGGCTCCTCGCAGGGGCCTGCAGGGCAGGCTCGAATCTCTGCTGCTTTCCCTTAGCTTCTGGAGATTCCAGTGTTTTCAGCCTCTTGGCTGGTTTACcgcaggggagtggggagggggatttTCTGGGTCCCTGGCCAGGAGGGACCTAGGCCAGCTCTCTCCCTTGGGCTTAACAGGATGGGGAAAGCCCTAAGTCATTTATTTGCCCCTTTGTTAGAaagctgggagggagaggggtggtggGCTGCCCtgggttttcatttgcattttccttcccCTCCAGCTGTACAGGTTTCTGGCCAGGCGAACCAACTCCACCTTCAATCAAGTTGTGCTGAAGAGGTTGTTCATGAGTCGCACCAACCGGCCACCTCTTTCCCTTTCCCGGATGGTGAGGGCCTGATGCGGAGGGCATAGCCAGCCTGGGGAGCGACTGGATCATGTCTGGAGCTGGACTCCGGGTGGAAGGGCGGGCTTGGAGCTCTCTGGTAGCAGCCTGGCTATCAGCTGGCTTAACCTCATCCAGTGGTGGGTGCAGAGCTCTGACCCTCTGACTGTAGCTGAATAGTGGGGGCGTTGGACTGGCTTGGCCTCTtggtctcattttccttctcattgTGTGTGTCTGGGGGCGGGTTACAGTGGTTTTATGAGATCTTCTTGAGGTTTCAAGTTATAGAGTGTCTTCTGTGTCAGAAGCTTTCTGTAGGAGAGATCCGTGGAAgaatctgtttgtattttctttggagattTTCCCAAACTGGACCTGAGATTAGGCTTGTGCTAGGTTGAGAGGTGTGGCATGGGTAGGTTTAGCCCAAACGGGACACAACTGTTGTTTCTTGGGATGGCTGAATGGGTGGGATTGGATTTAACCACCAGAAGGGACTTGTTTAATGTGCATTTCATCCCCACGCCCGCAGATTCGGAAGATGAAGCTTCCCGGCCGGGAAGGCAAAACGGCCGTGGTGGTGGGGACAGTGACCGATGACGTGCGAGTCCAGGAGGTGCCCAAGCTGaaggtgcggggggggggggctcagGAGCGTGTGGGGGGTGCTCAGGGTGAGGTCCTGTGGACCTGGCTCAACTTCTCGTGGTGCCGGCAGGCTCATCTCACCTCTGGGTGAGGCAGGCATCGTGTCTGGGTTGGAGGGGGGATTGTCCCTCACATTGTTGATGGCGGGTATCCCTGGACAAGCCCCTTCTGGGGCCCTGCTGATGGTGTTCGCTTTGGATCCAGACAGCCAGAGTTCAGACCTGGATCTCTCTGCCACTTTGTTATCTATGGACAAAGTCTTggatctctttgtgcctcagtttccttacacGTAATAGCTTCGGGTTGCGGCGTTAAAGGGATTTCTAGAAGTAAAGTGGTAAGAATGGCTGTCGTGAACTCAGGAAGCTGCCTCCAGtagttggtggtggtggtgatgaggcCGAGTAAGCAGCTGGGACTCCTGCTGGGCCTGGGCAGTGGACAGGCAGCCCCAGCAGCCCCTGGGTCGCTGTCCGGGGGGCTCTGACCACGCCTGTCCCCTGTGTCCCCCAGGTGTGTGCTCTCCGGGTGAGCAGCCGCGCCCGGAGCCGCATCCTCAAGGCCGGGGGCAAGATCCTCACCTTCGACCAGCTGGCCCTGGACTCCCCCAAGGGCTGTGGCACCGTGCTCCTGTCTGGTGAGTGGGGCTGAGCGGCTCGAGGCgggtaggggggtgggaggggtctgTCACGAGCTGTGGGACTGCTAGCAGCCTTTACCTTCCCAGGCCTGGGAGGTTAGtgacaccccaccccaccccagatcAGCCTGAGCCACCCCTTCCATCCCTTCCCCAGGTCCTCGCAAGGGCCGAGAGGTGTACAGGCATTTCGGCAAGGCCCCAGGAACCCCGCATAGCCACACCAAGTGAGTAGACCTAGCCCTGGACCCCAGCCTGCAGGTCTCTAGAATATCCCCCCACCCTCTTACCCGCTTTTTCCTTCAGACTGCCTGAAGCTCTGTTCCTCGGGTGTTGAGCTCCGTGCACGGCCAGCATCACAGATGCAGGCTTCCCAGGGCCTGTCCCCGTCTTTCGGGTGGGGCCTGCATTCCGTGCAGCGCCGGGCACCCAGGTGGATGGCCCCGGGGCCTAGTGCAGGCGCTCCAGCAGCCACTCCTGCCAGTGTCGCTTCCTGCGCTGCCAGGCTTTTCCAGCAGCGGACTTGGTGTCACCACTGATGCTGCTTGGGTTGAGTGAGGGCCCTTCTGGTGTCCCTGTGCTGCTCTGTTAGAGCAAGCAGCTCtctgctgagctcccagcccctgTGCTGCTCTGTTAGAGCAAGCAGCTCtctgctgagctcccagcccctgTGCTGCTCTGTTAGAGCAAGCAGCTCtctgctgagctcccagcccctgTGCTGCTCTGTTAGAGCAAGCAGCTCtctgctgagctcccagcccctgTGCTGCTCTGTTAGAGCAAGCAGCTCTCTGCTGAGCTCCCAGCCGGCGAGCGAGCGGGCCCTGGCAGCCGGTGGCGTCCCTCGTCCCTCACTTGTCTGTAACGTGAGCCTCTTCtcaccctcccttctctccctgcagACCCTATGTACGCTCCAAGGGCCGGAAGTTCGAGCGCGCCAGAGGCCGACGGGCCAGCCGTGGCTACAAGAACTAACCCCAGATCCTACCTTGTTATTAAAAAGATTTTGGATGCTAATGGCCTTTTGTGTATTATTGGggaacggggtggggggaggaatatGTGTCGGAACCGGCGGTGAGAACGCCTTTGTTTGGGGAGTGGTTGCCACGCCCCTTTCTGGGGGAGACCAGCCTTTGGGATGAGACCCTTCCGCTGTGCTGGGGGACGGAGCCTGCGGTCACAGGTGTGCGTGGGTGACTGCCCTAAGCCTGGTGGCGGCCCTATGGACCTCGCTGCACCGTTGGGACCTGGCGGCCCTCCAAGCCGAAGCCCCACCTCTTCCCAGGTGTGGTGTCGACGCACCTCTGCTTCCTTTTCGAGTTTAGCCACGCTTACTCTTAAAGGAACAGCGCTCCCCTCCCGGATCTCTGTGCTCGGGATGGCTGGCGGGGCTTGGACGGCGAAGTATAAATGGGGCGGGCCGCCGTGGGGGAGGGGGTGCGTGGGAATAGGTGATGCGCTCCCCCTCCCCCGAAGCCTGAGTCAGGCCGGCCGCCAGAGCCTGGGCGAAGCCCGTTGAGTGTATTCCTGGAGCTGGGACCTTACCGTCCTCTGCCTCCAGGGGCCTGTGTCAGCCCTCCCCCTGTGTTTGCACAAGGGGCTGGGTTCCCCGGCTCCCAGGAAGAAACCCGGTGATTGAGGCGAGGTGGCCGGAAGAGCCGCAGAAATAAAAGGTCTCCAGGCCCTTGATCTGACTGTTCTCTGAAAAGGCAAGAGAATGAGGGGTAGGGGTTGGAGACCTGGACGCAATGCGGGGgtctggggagggcaggagggagagggagtggcCTGGCTTtattccccttccttctctttgcaGGGCTGGTCGCTGtggtctggagaaaagggagcccgaCTGGATGCTAGGATTGGAAGGAGGGCTGCTTGTTGCAGGGATCAGGGGACCACCCACCAGAGGCAGGGTCAGGAATCCTCAAAGGGGCAGCTTGGAGGGAGAGATGCGGGGTGTTCCTTGTCCAGGAATAAGTGGGATGGTCCGACACGCAGGAGATAGTGGGATTAAGGCAGAAATCCGGGCTGGAGTCAGCATTGATTAGAGGACAGCCAGAAACAACCCGTTGGCCCAGGTCCGTGACAATCCAACCCCCTGTGGGAGGGGCATCCCCCACTGCAGCAGCCTGAGTGGTTGTGAACGCTCAGGGAGCAGAGTCCTCAACCGGCAGAGGAGACTGACCTAGTTCCCCAGCTGGGGAAGGTGATGCGGAGGTTTAGGGCTGGAGTGCAATTCTTTCCAAGGCTGAGAGGGGGGAGATTCAAAGAGAAGGCTTCCGGGATGGTCAGCCAGTGAGAGCTGGTGAGCCAGCCGGCTGGGTGCTCCACTGGGCGGTCAGATACTGAGAGTGTCAGCTGGAAGCAATCAGTGTCTTCCAGACAAAGAGACAGCCAGAGAGGGTCAGTTAGATGTGCTGTCTGCCAGGGACAAACAGGCATCTCGCTCTGCCTTTAGTTAGGGACATTTGGGTGTTCAGAGACGGGCAGACAGCCTGTTGCCTGAAGACGGGGAAGTCAGCCTGAGCCAGCCGAAGGGTCAGTTGGGGCATCATGCAGCCGGCGGGCTGGAGGTGGCTGGTGTGTCAGGAAGCAGAGATGGGCAGCTGATGGATCGCACCGTTGGAGACGGTGTCAGGTGGTCAGCCTGACCAACACGCACGGCCAGTCATAGGCTCAGCCAGACCATCAGAGGCTGGCAAGAAGCTCAGATGGCCGGTGGGCTGTTGGTCTGAGCAGTGCCACGCACCCGCTGGTTAGTCACTTGGGCAGTCTGAGTATCAGGACGGCAAGCCAGGGACAGTGCAGGGAGCCATTTGGACTTAGGGCTGTCCTGGTCGCCTTGCACGGCTGCACAGACTCTGTCGGGAGACCCCCAGATGCTCAGTGCCCAGAGACAGCCAAGCCCTTGGACATCCAGACTCTCCATCCTCCCACCCGAACGGCCTGATGGCAGCCTCCCAGCTGGCAGCCCTGGAAGGAGTGGAGTCAGGGGCCGGGCAGCTGCCCCTGACCGAGGCCACTCCCAGCTTCCTGTATTCCGAGGGCCAGAGGCTGGCGCTGGAGGCTCTGCTGAGCCAGGGCGCAGAGGCGTTTGAGGCCTGCGTGCAGCGCGAGGGGCTGCGGCCCTTCCTGAGTGGAGATGAGCTCCGGGGCCTGGTGGCAACGGCTGAGGACTGGACAGCAGCGAAGCAGGAGCCTAGCAGGGCAGCAGAGGGAGCCACCGCCACCGATGGGGACTTGGGCAGCCTGACCTACTGGCCTGGACACTCAGAGGAGCCGGTGCCCATGCTGCGGCTGGGCTGGCCGGAGGACTCAGCATGGAAGGGTATCACCCGGGCACAGCTGTACACCCAGCCACCTGGCGAGGGCCAACCGTCCCTCAAGGAGCTGGTGCGCCAGGAAATCCAGGCCGCCCACAAGGTGGGGGCCTCAGGGGCCTAGTGTCCCTTCCCCAGACCCGGTCATCCCCACATGCCAGCCCCCAGATGTGGGAGTGAGTACACATCCCTTGGGAGCCAGGCATTCTGAGCTGTGCCCTCCTGGAACTTGTGTGTCCACAGCCCTGGAAGCCAGGAATCcacacctcccagcccccaggaccTGGGCATCCACACCCCCCAGATctcatcctctccctcttgcatatGGGGGGGGgtcccaccttctccccaggaccTGGGTGTCTTAGGCATCCATGGCCCTTGGACCTGATTATGACCCCCCTGGTCTCAGTCATCTCCtctaccacctccaccaccagGGTGGAGGTCTCCATCCTCCTTTCGGGGAGGGCCCAGATGTCTCCCCTGCAGCACCCCCTGgacagcccttttttttttttaacagtttatttagttacatattttatttatttatttatttattttattttattttcggctgcattgggtcttcgttgctgcgcgcgggctttccctagctgtggtgagcaggggctactcttcgttgcggtgcgtgggcttctcattgcggtggcttctcttgttgcagagcacgggctctaggcgtgcgggcttcagtagttgtggcacatgggctcagtagttgtggctcgcgggctctagagctcaggctcagtagttgtggctcacaggcttagttgctctgtggcatgttgggctcttcccagaccagggctcgaacccgtgtcccctgcattggcaggcgattcttaaccactgcaccaccagggaagtccccccattctttcacaatttttctgttaCTGCTCccgtgctaagtgctttatatgagTTAACCTGCCTAATCCTCAGGAGGACCCCGTGAGGTTGAGACTTCACGTACCCATTGAggagacagggaaactgaggcatggcaTGTTGTCTCTGGCCTGTATGTGGCCGAGTGGGGATCTGAACCAAGGCTGTCTGGCCAGTGAGTCAGGGTTCATCACTACTACCTTGTTCTGCCTGCAAGATGCAGGCCTTCAGCACCACCCCCCCCCAGTCCCCAGAGCTCGCCTTGGTGGCCTGGCAGGTCATCCCTCCGGAGGACCCAGGTGGGCAGCTGCCCACAGTGCCCTGCAAGGGCCTCCAGCCCACTGACCCCTGGGGCAGGGCAGCCATGTAGTAGTGTCACAGCTCAAGGGATACCGTTGCAGACATGTGATTTATGATGGCAGTTTTCAAGCAGTTAGAGGTGTGGGTCTCGAGGAAGGGCTGTTTTCTTCTCATTCACACATAGGCGCTCCATGAACAGTAGTACACGTCTGGGGGGTCTCCCGCTCAGGCTCCCTGAACATCCCATGGAGACTGGGCCCTTAAACTCTCCAGAGCACCTCACCCTCTGAATGTCCCCCTGAGCCCTAGGCTCCACCCACAGCCCCTCTCCCCGCCCTCAGCTGGTGGCCGTGGTCATGGACATCTTCACTGACCCAGACCTGCTTTCGGACCTGGTGAATGCTGCCACACGCCGCTGGGTGCCCGTCTATCTGCTCCTGGACCGTCAGCAGCTGCCTGCCTTCCTGACGCTGGCCCAGCAACTGGGGGTGAACCCCTGGGCCACTGAGGTAGGGGCCTGGCAGGAGGGACCCCTGAGTCCCCGAGGCCCTGGCACTTGGAGCATCAGGCGAAGACCCTTCCATGGGGTCCTGGGTCATCGAGGTGGATGCCAGCTGAGAGGGTCCCCTGAGATGTGATGCCCATGACAGGGGGGGAACTGGGGTGAGCCTTCTCATGGGGTCCCTCTGAGTCAGGAATATCTGCAACAGACCCCTGAGGCCCTGGGGAAGCTGGGACAGAACCTTCCAGAGAGTCATGGGCCACCTAGGTAGGACAGCCTGGAGGGATCCTGAGCCCTCGGCACTGGGTGGAGGTCTGGGGGGTCGGCCTGAGCAAAGGcgtgcctcccccaccccagaaccTGGACATCCGAGTCGTGCGGGGCTGCAGTTTCCAGAGCCGCTGGCGTCGGCAGGTGAGCGGCAACGTGCGGGAAAAGTTTGTGCTGCTGGACGGCGAGAGGGTCATCTCAGGATCCTACAGGTGCGGCTACTCCCCCTCACCACACTGCCCGGTCTCCTGTCCCCAGCTCTCCCTCAGCGGCTTCAGACAGCAGTTGGCATCCCCTTTCCCAGACtcttttttccttatctgtaaaatgggtctaaaCCTCCTGCTCAGGAGAGAAGGTGTCCTGTGGCAGAACAGGCTGGCACTGGCCCTGCTGCTGGGCTGTTTAGTGGCCTGGGGGTAAGTCTTCATCTCTGTGACCcctgtgtttcctcatctggaaaactgGGCTCTCACTTGGTGTGTGGGAGTTTCCAAACCAGGGGGACCTGGATTGAAGTCTGAGCTCTGCTTTGGGTGAGTAActccacctctctgagcatctGTACAAAAATCAGAGCTGGTATGCAAATGGCCCAGCCCTCAGACCATctcatgtccctcctctgctctctttGGGGTCTGATTGACCCTGGAACCTGGCTCCGTGACTTCTTAGTTCTGTGACATTGAGCTGATGCCTTCcccactctgaacctcagttttcccatctggaaaGTGTGAAAATAGCAGCACTTACTTCCTGGGAACAGCATGTCAGGGGGCACGTGGACTCCAGGTCAAAGAGCCTGGGGTCAAATCCTAGCTCGGAcagttactggctgtgtgactttgcatAACTGACTTCCCCTCTTTGTGCCCCAGTTTCGCCCTCTAGACAATGGGATGGTTCAGTTAGTGCGTCTACAGCAAGGTTTCTCAACAGAGGTACTCCTCACATTTGGGGCCGGATGACTCTGTGCTGTGGGGGGGGGCTTTCCTGGGCTGAACTGCCCTCTACCCAGGAGATGCTGGT from Balaenoptera musculus isolate JJ_BM4_2016_0621 chromosome 19, mBalMus1.pri.v3, whole genome shotgun sequence includes:
- the FAM83E gene encoding protein FAM83E, whose amino-acid sequence is MAASQLAALEGVESGAGQLPLTEATPSFLYSEGQRLALEALLSQGAEAFEACVQREGLRPFLSGDELRGLVATAEDWTAAKQEPSRAAEGATATDGDLGSLTYWPGHSEEPVPMLRLGWPEDSAWKGITRAQLYTQPPGEGQPSLKELVRQEIQAAHKLVAVVMDIFTDPDLLSDLVNAATRRWVPVYLLLDRQQLPAFLTLAQQLGVNPWATENLDIRVVRGCSFQSRWRRQVSGNVREKFVLLDGERVISGSYSFTWSDSRLHRGLVTLLTGEIADAFSREFRTLYAASWPLPPAPTPGPFVRALGGLQLAYSPHRVARRCSVAPSPPPLPDGSLAHRLAACRVFEGDRQKTLAKPGPALSDILRSVQRARTPSGPLAQPSRSLWDLSRLSQLSGSSDGDNELKKPWGSKDTPAKALMRQRGAGGAPGGEADSGPLARFQPRGGPLPLIPARRLHYLSPTRRQFGEDAACKLPEPRGVRQPDRAAQPGLRGWR
- the RPL18 gene encoding 60S ribosomal protein L18 isoform X2, which produces MGVDIRHNKDRKVRRKEPKSQDIYLRLLVKLYRFLARRTNSTFNQVVLKRLFMSRTNRPPLSLSRMIRKMKLPGREGKTAVVVGTVTDDVRVQEVCALRVSSRARSRILKAGGKILTFDQLALDSPKGCGTVLLSGPRKGREVYRHFGKAPGTPHSHTKPYVRSKGRKFERARGRRASRGYKN
- the RPL18 gene encoding 60S ribosomal protein L18 isoform X1, which encodes MGVDIRHNKDRKVRRKEPKSQDIYLRLLVKLYRFLARRTNSTFNQVVLKRLFMSRTNRPPLSLSRMIRKMKLPGREGKTAVVVGTVTDDVRVQEVPKLKVCALRVSSRARSRILKAGGKILTFDQLALDSPKGCGTVLLSGPRKGREVYRHFGKAPGTPHSHTKPYVRSKGRKFERARGRRASRGYKN